The Mucilaginibacter mallensis genome has a segment encoding these proteins:
- a CDS encoding NHL repeat-containing protein, with amino-acid sequence MKQLLLFAVVLLMLSLFFFTGCKKDGFVAPKKQDSTVTTLTSGKYYYLTTDNNGDLYTLGYGADTIYKFDAVSGKTRFYSLPVTTDHDTVVVNKLECLTSDSSGNIYAVSVNNAGYANVLKIPQSGSASTIFNNIDAKYGSRITNIASSKGNFYFSDGTGIYEITPGGSPVLLATSFSSDFAVDADGNVIYNTYTYANNIGEINLNQVSPQGVKSVLVAGLYNTGTSSAFSDDIATDKFGNIYAGILNNSFTLLKVSSTKKVTTIMTSAFGNVDGPLRTATIGATFSMVADPSGNIYFSQGNASLSVFSLRKITF; translated from the coding sequence ATGAAACAGCTATTATTATTTGCAGTAGTTCTGCTGATGCTATCATTATTCTTCTTCACGGGTTGTAAAAAGGATGGCTTTGTGGCCCCCAAGAAACAAGATTCAACAGTAACCACGCTTACATCGGGTAAATATTATTACCTAACAACAGACAATAACGGCGACCTGTATACTCTTGGCTATGGTGCTGATACTATTTATAAGTTTGACGCGGTAAGCGGGAAAACCCGCTTTTACTCATTACCGGTTACAACAGATCATGATACGGTAGTTGTTAATAAACTGGAATGCTTAACCAGCGATTCATCCGGTAATATTTATGCCGTAAGCGTAAATAATGCAGGCTATGCCAATGTGTTAAAGATCCCGCAATCGGGTTCAGCAAGTACTATTTTCAATAATATCGATGCTAAATACGGTTCCCGGATAACCAATATAGCCAGCAGTAAAGGGAATTTTTATTTTAGCGATGGTACGGGCATTTATGAGATCACACCCGGCGGGAGTCCTGTGTTGCTGGCAACCAGTTTTTCATCCGACTTTGCAGTTGATGCGGATGGCAATGTTATTTATAATACCTATACCTATGCAAACAATATTGGTGAAATTAATCTTAACCAGGTGAGTCCACAGGGGGTGAAATCAGTTCTTGTTGCAGGTTTGTATAATACCGGTACCAGTTCGGCTTTTAGTGATGATATAGCGACCGATAAATTTGGAAACATATATGCGGGTATTTTAAATAATTCATTTACCCTGCTTAAAGTAAGCTCGACTAAAAAAGTAACAACAATTATGACAAGCGCCTTCGGCAATGTTGACGGGCCGTTAAGAACTGCAACGATCGGGGCGACATTTAGCATGGTGGCCGATCCATCAGGCAATATCTATTTTTCACAGGGTAATGCCAGCCTGTCTGTTTTCTCGCTCAGAAAAATTACTTTTTAG